In Altererythrobacter rubellus, the following are encoded in one genomic region:
- the metW gene encoding methionine biosynthesis protein MetW — MGSALRPDLSAIASHVRPNSRVLDIGCGNGDLMYVLEHEASCDARGIEIDATCVERCVARGLSVVQGDADSDLANYPDKAFDYAILSQTLQTAERPDKMLDELLRVGNQVFVSFPNFAHWRTRASLMFGGRMPVTRALPVSWYETQNIHHVTIDDFRELARAKDARIENAWFFAGEKKIGATAANWRAEFAVFQLSR; from the coding sequence ATGGGTAGCGCCTTGCGGCCGGACCTTTCTGCGATTGCCAGTCACGTGCGCCCGAATTCGCGCGTGCTGGATATCGGCTGTGGCAATGGCGATCTGATGTACGTGCTAGAGCATGAAGCATCATGCGATGCGCGCGGTATCGAGATCGACGCCACTTGCGTAGAGCGCTGTGTAGCGCGGGGACTATCAGTGGTTCAGGGCGATGCCGACAGCGATCTGGCTAACTACCCTGACAAGGCGTTTGACTACGCAATCCTTTCGCAGACCCTGCAAACCGCCGAACGGCCGGACAAGATGCTCGATGAGCTATTGCGGGTCGGCAATCAGGTTTTCGTCAGCTTTCCCAACTTCGCCCATTGGCGCACGCGCGCTTCACTGATGTTTGGCGGGCGTATGCCTGTAACCCGCGCTTTGCCGGTGAGTTGGTACGAGACGCAGAATATCCACCATGTGACGATTGACGATTTCCGCGAACTAGCCCGCGCAAAGGATGCCAGAATCGAGAACGCATGGTTCTTCGCCGGCGAAAAGAAAATCGGCGCGACAGCAGCTAACTGGCGCGCCGAATTCGCAGTGTTCCAGCTAAGTCGTTAG
- a CDS encoding glutathione S-transferase family protein: MWRLYQFPLCPFSRKIRLLLAEKNVAYEMLREDPWSASDYFWNLNPAGRTPVLAHQERDIVLCDSRAIAEYFEETVDKSPMINGTSTNRAEIRRLVALFDENFYNDVTAPLLNERMKKRIVLNQPPDSRVLREAMKLAHGHLDYMDWLIDNRPWLAGSTMSLADLAAAAQISVADYLGGIDWAGHEQTRGWYAVFKSRPSFRPLLTERMGVIQPPLHYAKVDD; encoded by the coding sequence ATGTGGCGCCTCTATCAATTCCCCCTTTGTCCTTTTTCGCGCAAGATCCGGCTATTGCTGGCGGAAAAGAACGTTGCCTATGAAATGCTGCGCGAGGATCCTTGGTCTGCGAGCGACTATTTCTGGAATTTGAACCCGGCTGGGCGCACCCCGGTTCTGGCGCACCAGGAACGCGACATTGTCTTGTGTGACAGTCGGGCGATCGCAGAATATTTCGAGGAGACGGTCGACAAGTCGCCAATGATTAACGGGACTTCGACCAATCGCGCAGAAATCCGGCGTCTGGTCGCGCTGTTCGACGAGAATTTCTATAACGATGTGACGGCGCCGTTGCTCAATGAGCGGATGAAAAAGCGGATCGTGCTCAATCAGCCACCGGACTCGCGCGTCTTGCGCGAAGCGATGAAGTTGGCACACGGGCATCTGGATTACATGGATTGGCTGATCGACAATCGCCCCTGGTTGGCAGGATCGACCATGAGCCTTGCCGATCTGGCGGCGGCTGCCCAGATATCTGTTGCCGATTACCTGGGGGGGATAGACTGGGCAGGTCATGAACAGACCCGCGGCTGGTATGCGGTGTTCAAGAGCCGCCCCAGTTTCCGCCCGTTATTGACCGAACGTATGGGCGTGATCCAGCCGCCTTTGCATTATGCGAAGGTTGATGATTGA
- a CDS encoding VOC family protein, whose amino-acid sequence MFSHVMVGSNDIEASKKFYDAVLGVLGAGEPMRDEKEDGTVRLFYFHNDSIFSVSTPIDGQPATAGNGSTVGFACDSLEQIQALHDAAVANGGTTIEDPPGPRTSNIGTLNLCYFRDPSGNKICGLHRAG is encoded by the coding sequence ATGTTCAGCCATGTGATGGTCGGATCGAACGACATCGAAGCTTCAAAGAAATTCTATGATGCTGTGCTCGGCGTACTTGGTGCGGGCGAGCCGATGCGCGACGAAAAGGAAGACGGCACAGTTCGCCTGTTCTATTTTCACAATGACAGTATTTTTTCGGTTTCGACCCCGATCGACGGGCAGCCCGCAACCGCCGGTAACGGGTCGACTGTCGGCTTCGCTTGCGACAGTCTGGAGCAGATACAAGCCTTGCATGATGCCGCGGTGGCTAACGGCGGGACAACCATCGAAGATCCACCTGGGCCACGGACCAGCAATATCGGCACATTGAACCTGTGCTATTTCCGCGATCCGTCAGGCAACAAGATTTGCGGTCTGCACCGCGCAGGCTAA
- the metX gene encoding homoserine O-acetyltransferase MetX, whose product MAQEIVSKSIKLSADLPLDCGQVLSGVEIAYETYGELAADKSNAILICHALTGDQYVASDHPITGKPGWWQRIVGPGKVIDTDRYHVICANVIGSCMGSTGPASLAADGQPYGMRFPVITIRDMVRGLVGLLDELGIEKLHTVIGGSMGGMQALSLAANWPERAERMLVIASSARHSAQNIAFHEVGRQAIMADRYWNGGDYYASDASPDNGLAVARMAAHITYLSEEGLTEKFGRNLQDRETKSFGFDADFQVESYLRYQGSGFTQRFDANSYLYITRAMDYFDLAEEHGGTLANAFAGASARFCLISFDSDWLYPTAESRHIVHALNAAGAKVSFVELSAPHGHDSFLLEHEQLDRVMRGFLDG is encoded by the coding sequence ATGGCACAAGAGATCGTCTCGAAGAGCATCAAGCTCAGCGCTGACTTGCCGCTTGACTGCGGGCAGGTGCTGTCAGGTGTCGAAATCGCCTATGAAACCTACGGCGAATTGGCTGCAGACAAGAGCAACGCAATCCTGATCTGTCACGCGCTGACAGGCGATCAATATGTCGCGTCGGATCATCCCATTACAGGAAAGCCCGGTTGGTGGCAGCGTATTGTTGGCCCTGGTAAAGTCATTGATACAGACCGCTACCACGTCATCTGCGCCAACGTGATCGGCAGCTGCATGGGTTCGACCGGCCCCGCCTCGCTGGCAGCGGACGGCCAGCCATACGGTATGCGTTTTCCGGTCATCACCATCCGTGACATGGTGCGCGGGCTGGTCGGCTTGCTCGACGAGCTCGGTATCGAGAAGCTACACACGGTTATCGGTGGATCGATGGGCGGGATGCAGGCGCTCAGCCTGGCTGCGAACTGGCCAGAGCGAGCCGAACGCATGCTGGTCATTGCGTCATCGGCGCGACATTCGGCGCAGAATATCGCATTTCACGAGGTTGGCAGGCAAGCCATCATGGCTGATCGCTATTGGAATGGAGGCGATTACTATGCATCAGATGCTTCGCCCGACAACGGCTTGGCGGTGGCACGCATGGCCGCGCATATCACATACCTTTCGGAAGAAGGCCTGACGGAGAAGTTCGGCCGCAATCTGCAGGACCGTGAGACCAAAAGCTTTGGTTTTGACGCGGATTTTCAGGTCGAGAGCTACCTTCGCTATCAAGGCAGCGGCTTTACGCAGCGCTTTGATGCCAATTCCTATCTCTACATCACCCGTGCGATGGATTATTTCGATCTGGCAGAGGAGCACGGCGGAACTCTTGCCAATGCCTTTGCAGGCGCATCTGCACGGTTTTGCCTGATCAGTTTTGACAGTGATTGGCTTTATCCCACTGCGGAAAGCCGCCATATCGTGCACGCGCTTAATGCGGCCGGTGCCAAGGTGAGCTTTGTTGAGCTTAGCGCGCCGCATGGACATGACAGCTTCTTGCTGGAGCACGAGCAGCTAGATCGAGTGATGAGGGGGTTCCTTGATGGGTAG
- the msrB gene encoding peptide-methionine (R)-S-oxide reductase MsrB: MSDKTELTDAEWRAKLTPEQYHILREAGTERAFTGKYDKHYDAGEYMCAGCGTRLFDSDAKYNSGCGWPAFTRPSESDMVEERRDISHGMIRTEVLCAKCGGHLGHVFPDGPPEEGGMRYCINSASLDFDPEG, encoded by the coding sequence ATGAGCGACAAGACCGAACTGACTGACGCGGAATGGCGGGCGAAACTTACGCCGGAGCAATACCACATCCTTCGTGAAGCAGGCACGGAACGCGCGTTTACAGGCAAGTATGACAAGCACTACGACGCCGGTGAATATATGTGCGCTGGATGCGGCACCCGGCTGTTCGATAGCGATGCCAAATACAATTCGGGCTGCGGTTGGCCGGCCTTCACCAGGCCGTCCGAAAGCGACATGGTCGAAGAGCGGCGCGACATCTCGCATGGTATGATCCGTACAGAAGTTCTTTGCGCCAAATGCGGCGGACACCTGGGCCATGTATTCCCCGATGGTCCGCCTGAAGAGGGCGGAATGCGTTATTGCATCAATTCGGCCTCGCTCGACTTTGACCCCGAAGGCTGA
- the hisC gene encoding histidinol-phosphate transaminase, whose product MTDADQSRPEGKPWIMGIHAYVPGKAVSADGTQLIKLSANENPLGTSEAAHAARKAVADSAEYPDPDARELRLKIGEVHGLDPARIVCGTGSDELLNLAAQGFAGPGDEVLFSKFSFSVYYIAARRCGATPVEAPDNDYATNVDALLAAVSDKTSVVFLANPNNPTGTYLPRSEVKRLHAGLPSDVLLVVDQAYAEYLEADEDDGGMELAMAHDNVLVTRTFSKIYGLAGERIGWATGAPHLIDVLNRIRGPFNVTSSGQAAAAAALDDQEFVSRSRDHNAQELARFTAAVEALGNHGLRPIPSKANFLLVLFEGAVTAEQALNAISDAGYAVRHLPGQGLPNALRITIGHRADMDQIAATLRALCGERA is encoded by the coding sequence ATGACTGACGCCGATCAAAGTCGCCCCGAAGGCAAACCCTGGATCATGGGCATTCACGCCTATGTACCGGGCAAGGCCGTTAGCGCCGATGGCACGCAACTGATCAAACTGTCCGCGAACGAAAACCCCTTGGGCACAAGCGAAGCTGCACATGCGGCGCGCAAAGCCGTGGCCGACAGCGCGGAGTATCCCGATCCCGACGCGCGCGAATTGCGCTTGAAGATCGGTGAAGTTCACGGCCTCGATCCGGCGCGGATTGTCTGCGGCACTGGTTCCGACGAATTGCTCAATCTGGCCGCGCAAGGTTTTGCCGGACCAGGCGATGAAGTTCTGTTTAGCAAGTTCAGCTTCTCGGTCTATTACATTGCCGCACGGCGTTGCGGCGCGACGCCGGTTGAAGCGCCCGACAATGATTATGCCACGAATGTCGATGCTCTGCTGGCGGCTGTAAGCGACAAGACAAGCGTCGTTTTCCTGGCCAACCCCAACAATCCCACCGGCACCTATCTGCCGCGCAGCGAGGTCAAACGTTTGCATGCTGGATTGCCGTCAGATGTGCTGTTGGTGGTGGATCAGGCCTATGCCGAGTATCTGGAAGCAGACGAAGATGACGGCGGAATGGAACTCGCCATGGCGCATGATAACGTGCTGGTCACCCGTACCTTTTCAAAGATTTACGGGCTGGCCGGCGAACGGATTGGCTGGGCCACAGGCGCACCGCATCTGATTGATGTCCTCAACCGTATTCGAGGACCTTTCAATGTCACCAGCAGCGGACAAGCGGCCGCAGCAGCAGCGCTTGATGATCAGGAATTTGTTTCCCGCAGCCGCGATCACAATGCGCAGGAACTGGCCCGCTTTACCGCCGCAGTCGAAGCATTGGGCAATCACGGACTGCGCCCCATCCCCAGCAAGGCAAATTTCCTGCTGGTGCTGTTTGAAGGCGCAGTCACTGCCGAGCAGGCGCTCAATGCGATCAGCGATGCCGGCTATGCCGTTCGTCATCTGCCCGGCCAGGGACTGCCCAACGCTTTGCGTATCACCATCGGACATCGTGCCGATATGGACCAGAT